From a single Sporosarcina oncorhynchi genomic region:
- the infA gene encoding translation initiation factor IF-1 — protein sequence MAKDDVIEVEGTVIETLPNAMFKVELENGHTILAHVSGKIRMHFIRILPGDKVTMELSPYDLTRGRITYRFK from the coding sequence ATGGCGAAAGATGACGTAATTGAAGTTGAAGGTACTGTTATCGAAACATTGCCGAACGCAATGTTCAAGGTGGAATTGGAAAATGGTCATACGATTCTTGCGCACGTTTCAGGCAAGATCCGCATGCACTTTATCCGGATCCTTCCTGGCGATAAAGTAACGATGGAACTCTCACCTTATGACTTGACACGCGGTCGTATCACGTACCGTTTCAAATAA
- a CDS encoding energy-coupling factor ABC transporter ATP-binding protein — protein MDISFQQVSYSYAAGTPFEKRALYDVNGSIKSGSFTAIIGHTGSGKSTLLLHLNGLLKPTDGVVRVGDVNITSRTKSKELKSIRKHVGIVFQFPEHQLFEETVEKDIMFGPMNFGVPADEARRRAHELIKLLGLPEDLAQKSPFDLSGGQMRRVAIAGVLAFKPSILILDEPTAGLDPRGRKEIMELFYTLHKEQNLTTILVTHSMEDAARYADEILVMHEGRSVMAGTPEEVFGDVDTLSEYRLSLPRSVAFQKDIEKLFGRSIGKLALTEEQLASSIADALQEEGER, from the coding sequence ATGGACATCTCATTTCAACAAGTAAGCTATTCATACGCAGCGGGGACACCATTTGAAAAGCGTGCTCTATATGATGTGAATGGTTCAATTAAGTCGGGTTCATTCACTGCGATCATCGGACATACGGGTTCAGGTAAGTCTACCTTGCTTCTTCATTTGAATGGATTGCTTAAACCGACGGATGGTGTTGTCCGTGTGGGTGATGTGAATATTACTTCACGTACAAAGTCTAAAGAACTGAAATCGATCCGCAAACATGTAGGCATCGTTTTCCAGTTTCCTGAACATCAGCTGTTTGAAGAGACGGTAGAAAAAGACATCATGTTTGGACCGATGAATTTCGGTGTGCCGGCAGATGAAGCAAGACGTCGGGCGCATGAACTTATTAAACTGCTTGGTTTACCTGAAGATTTGGCACAGAAATCACCATTTGATTTGTCGGGCGGACAGATGCGACGGGTCGCCATTGCGGGAGTTCTTGCATTTAAACCATCCATTCTCATTTTGGACGAACCTACCGCAGGATTGGATCCGAGAGGCCGCAAGGAAATCATGGAATTGTTCTATACGTTACATAAAGAACAAAACTTGACGACAATTCTTGTAACGCACAGCATGGAAGACGCTGCCCGGTATGCAGATGAGATTCTTGTCATGCACGAAGGACGCTCTGTCATGGCAGGAACGCCTGAAGAGGTTTTCGGAGACGTTGATACGCTTAGTGAATACCGCCTTAGCTTGCCGCGCTCAGTGGCGTTTCAGAAGGATATTGAAAAGTTGTTCGGAAGAAGTATTGGTAAATTGGCGTTAACTGAAGAACAGCTTGCTTCATCTATCGCAGATGCGCTCCAGGAAGAAGGTGAGCGCTAA
- a CDS encoding energy-coupling factor transporter transmembrane component T family protein: MLEKMIFGRYVPGNSFVHKLDPRSKLLFVFLFIIAVFLANNTITYGLLLAFTVLVILIARIRFYFLFNGLKPILFLIVFTLLMHFIFTKEGALLFEWKFIKIYEEGIRQGIYISVRFLVLVLMTTVLTLTTSPISITDGMETLLNPFKKLKLPVHELALMMSISLRFIPTLMDETDKILKAQLARGSDLTSGTVKERIRAVVPLLVPLFVSAFKRAEDLAIAMEVRGYRGGEGRTRYRQLAWKGRDTFVIILFVILVAVLVWLRGGN; this comes from the coding sequence ATGTTGGAAAAGATGATATTTGGACGGTACGTGCCGGGGAATTCTTTTGTCCACAAGCTTGATCCGAGGTCAAAGCTATTATTTGTCTTTCTGTTCATTATTGCGGTCTTCCTTGCAAACAATACGATCACTTATGGTTTATTATTGGCTTTCACTGTATTGGTTATCCTTATCGCTAGAATCCGCTTCTACTTTTTGTTCAACGGATTAAAACCAATTCTATTTCTAATTGTCTTCACCTTACTCATGCATTTCATCTTCACAAAAGAAGGGGCATTGCTGTTTGAGTGGAAGTTCATAAAAATTTATGAAGAGGGAATTAGGCAAGGGATATACATTTCTGTCAGGTTCCTCGTTCTTGTTCTCATGACGACGGTGCTGACGTTGACGACATCACCGATCTCGATAACGGATGGAATGGAGACATTGCTCAATCCGTTTAAAAAACTGAAATTGCCTGTACACGAATTGGCTTTGATGATGTCCATATCTCTTCGTTTCATCCCAACATTGATGGATGAAACGGATAAAATCCTGAAAGCGCAACTTGCACGTGGATCGGATTTGACAAGTGGGACGGTCAAAGAGCGAATACGTGCCGTCGTACCACTTCTTGTTCCGTTGTTCGTCAGCGCCTTCAAACGCGCAGAAGATCTTGCGATTGCCATGGAAGTGAGAGGTTACCGGGGCGGCGAAGGCAGGACACGCTATCGCCAGCTTGCTTGGAAGGGCCGCGATACATTTGTCATTATTCTATTCGTTATACTCGTAGCCGTTCTCGTCTGGTTAAGAGGGGGGAATTGA
- the truA gene encoding tRNA pseudouridine(38-40) synthase TruA produces the protein MKRVKATVAYDGTNFSGYQSQPGMRTVQAEIDKALRKIHKEDSVFSVASGRTDAGVHAWGQVIHFDTPLGLPLDRWKTALNVLLPRDVRILDAVFVDDDFHARYSATGKTYQFKWSSSEVQSPFERNYAVHLERWRPDIERMREAAQYFIGTHDFTSYCSSKTATSNKVRTVRELTLQRKGEELIMTIEGDGFLYNMVRTIAGMLFAVGIGWNEPIDLKEILEAKDRNKAGKTAPAHGLYLMNVTYDK, from the coding sequence GTGAAACGTGTAAAAGCGACTGTTGCTTATGATGGGACAAATTTTTCAGGCTATCAATCACAGCCAGGTATGCGGACAGTTCAGGCAGAAATCGACAAAGCTTTGCGGAAAATCCACAAAGAGGACTCGGTCTTTTCTGTCGCAAGCGGACGGACGGATGCTGGTGTTCATGCGTGGGGACAGGTGATTCATTTTGACACGCCGCTCGGCTTGCCGTTGGATCGTTGGAAGACGGCACTCAATGTTTTATTGCCAAGAGACGTGAGAATCCTGGATGCGGTTTTTGTGGATGATGATTTCCATGCACGCTATTCTGCAACGGGTAAAACGTATCAGTTTAAATGGTCATCGAGTGAAGTGCAAAGTCCGTTTGAACGGAATTATGCAGTTCATTTAGAGAGATGGCGACCTGATATCGAGCGTATGCGGGAAGCAGCGCAATACTTTATCGGCACTCACGACTTTACAAGTTACTGTTCTTCCAAGACCGCTACATCGAATAAAGTACGAACGGTCAGGGAATTGACGCTCCAACGTAAAGGCGAGGAACTGATTATGACGATTGAAGGCGACGGATTTTTATACAATATGGTTCGAACGATTGCGGGAATGCTTTTTGCTGTCGGAATCGGTTGGAATGAACCGATTGACTTGAAAGAAATACTTGAAGCGAAAGACCGAAATAAGGCTGGCAAAACCGCACCAGCACACGGTTTGTATCTAATGAATGTGACGTATGATAAGTGA
- the rpsI gene encoding 30S ribosomal protein S9: protein MAQVQYIGTGRRKSSVARVRLVPGEGKIVVNNRDVEDYVPFETLREVIKQPLVATQTLGSYDIHVNVNGGGYTGQAGAIRHGVARALLTVDPDFRGTLKAAGLLTRDSRMKERKKPGLRGARRAPQFSKR from the coding sequence TTGGCACAAGTACAATATATCGGCACTGGCCGTCGTAAAAGCTCAGTAGCTCGTGTACGTCTCGTTCCTGGCGAAGGCAAAATTGTCGTCAACAACCGTGACGTAGAAGACTACGTACCATTTGAAACACTTCGTGAAGTGATCAAGCAGCCGCTTGTAGCTACACAAACACTTGGCAGCTATGATATCCATGTAAACGTCAATGGCGGCGGATACACAGGACAAGCTGGCGCAATTCGTCACGGTGTCGCACGTGCTCTACTTACTGTAGACCCTGACTTCCGTGGTACATTGAAAGCAGCAGGTCTGCTTACACGTGATTCACGTATGAAAGAACGTAAGAAGCCAGGTCTTCGCGGCGCTCGTCGTGCACCTCAGTTCTCAAAACGTTAA
- a CDS encoding endonuclease V, which yields MKVHYIHQLPVKIELFKSIQESLSKKVDLTTTLNTNNFKYIAGVDIAYWLDEGIEWGICSIIIIDSVTLKVIEKAFSSGKVTVPYIPGYLAFRELPLIIETVKKLTIAPDLYMFDGNGYLHPLRMGIATHASFFVHKPTIGIAKSYFKVNDAYFEIPKNEVGAFENITIGNEVLGRALRSHKDVRPIFISCGNFIDLDTATEFTLSLINKDSRLPIPVRIADLETKRIRKLLIAKTE from the coding sequence ATGAAAGTTCATTATATACACCAGCTACCCGTAAAAATAGAACTTTTCAAATCCATTCAGGAGTCTCTTTCCAAAAAAGTCGATCTGACAACCACTCTAAACACAAACAATTTTAAATACATTGCAGGAGTAGATATTGCATATTGGCTAGATGAAGGAATTGAATGGGGAATATGCAGTATAATCATCATTGATTCTGTCACACTGAAAGTAATTGAAAAAGCGTTTAGCAGCGGCAAGGTCACAGTTCCATATATCCCTGGTTATTTAGCGTTCAGGGAACTTCCACTTATTATCGAAACCGTAAAGAAACTAACGATTGCACCTGATTTATATATGTTTGATGGTAATGGTTATTTACATCCGCTTCGTATGGGAATTGCTACACACGCTTCCTTTTTTGTTCATAAGCCAACTATAGGAATTGCAAAGAGTTACTTTAAAGTCAATGATGCCTACTTTGAGATTCCGAAGAACGAAGTGGGTGCATTTGAAAATATTACTATAGGAAACGAAGTACTTGGAAGGGCACTTCGCTCACATAAAGACGTCCGGCCTATTTTCATTTCTTGTGGCAACTTTATAGATTTAGACACTGCCACAGAATTTACACTTAGCTTAATCAATAAAGATAGCCGGTTGCCAATACCCGTTAGAATAGCAGATTTGGAAACGAAAAGAATAAGAAAGCTGTTAATCGCTAAGACCGAGTAG
- the rpsM gene encoding 30S ribosomal protein S13 — MARIAGVDVPRDKRVVISLTYIFGIGKTTAQKVLAAAGVSEETRVRDLTETELDKIREQLDGLKVEGDLRRETSLNIKRLMEIGSFRGIRHRRGLPVRGQNTKNNARTRKGPKRTVANKKK; from the coding sequence ATGGCACGTATTGCTGGTGTAGACGTTCCGCGCGATAAGCGCGTAGTCATTTCGTTAACATACATTTTTGGAATTGGTAAAACAACTGCACAAAAAGTTCTTGCTGCAGCGGGTGTTTCTGAAGAGACACGTGTTCGTGATCTTACTGAAACTGAGCTTGACAAAATCCGTGAGCAACTAGACGGCTTGAAAGTTGAAGGGGACCTTCGTCGTGAAACATCCCTCAACATTAAACGTTTGATGGAAATCGGTAGTTTCCGTGGAATCCGTCATCGTCGTGGATTACCTGTTCGTGGACAAAACACGAAAAACAACGCACGTACACGTAAAGGTCCTAAGCGGACAGTTGCGAACAAAAAGAAATAA
- a CDS encoding energy-coupling factor ABC transporter ATP-binding protein encodes MKEILSLDHISYTYESEDEEPRKAIDDVSFTVQDGEWIAIVGHNGSGKSTLAKLMIGLMYPDEGKVHVFLEELNADTVWEIRSRMGIVFQNPDNQFVGSTVQDDVAFALENNGVPYEKMVPRVHESLAQVKMEAFLDHEPHHLSGGQKQRVAIAGALALRPQMLILDEATSMLDPQGREEVIRVVDELKNATGLTVLSITHDLEEVLLADRVIVMNEGKVMMTGKPEEIFAHGDQLESIGLDLPFALRVSRELRKRGIGIQGEHMTEKELVNELWTSHFNK; translated from the coding sequence GTGAAGGAAATACTATCTTTGGATCATATATCATATACATACGAATCTGAGGACGAGGAACCACGCAAAGCGATTGATGATGTGTCATTTACTGTACAGGATGGTGAATGGATTGCCATTGTCGGCCATAACGGTTCAGGGAAATCGACTTTGGCCAAGCTGATGATCGGCCTCATGTATCCCGATGAAGGGAAAGTGCATGTTTTCCTTGAAGAGTTGAATGCGGATACGGTTTGGGAAATTCGTTCGAGAATGGGAATTGTCTTTCAAAATCCGGATAACCAATTCGTTGGGTCTACTGTGCAAGACGATGTCGCTTTTGCACTTGAGAATAACGGTGTTCCTTACGAGAAGATGGTGCCCCGTGTACATGAGTCACTTGCACAAGTTAAGATGGAGGCATTTCTGGATCATGAACCACATCATTTATCCGGCGGACAGAAACAACGCGTTGCAATAGCAGGTGCCTTAGCTTTACGGCCGCAGATGCTTATCCTGGACGAAGCAACTTCCATGCTTGACCCGCAAGGACGCGAAGAAGTCATTCGAGTTGTGGATGAATTGAAAAACGCGACGGGTTTGACAGTACTTTCTATTACACATGATTTGGAAGAAGTACTGCTTGCAGACAGAGTCATCGTCATGAATGAAGGAAAAGTAATGATGACAGGCAAGCCGGAGGAAATCTTTGCCCATGGAGATCAATTGGAGTCTATCGGATTGGACTTACCCTTTGCCTTAAGGGTGTCACGTGAACTTCGTAAAAGAGGTATTGGCATTCAAGGGGAACATATGACAGAAAAAGAGTTGGTGAATGAATTATGGACATCTCATTTCAACAAGTAA
- a CDS encoding N-acetylmuramoyl-L-alanine amidase: MKRWLVIGLLFATSLLVVVYGVKASDRGFFMPEQLGGVKIVIDPGHGGLDGGASVGEVVERDITLSIAHELKKKLEKKGAVIVMTREKGGDAIAEHAPNEKFSTTRQRKMADLKLRETIAIEEDPDMFLSVHVNAIPEERWRGSQVFYHAEGHEGGELLAKSIQSSFVENLQNTDREAMAIKGVYLLKKVPMPSVLIETGFISNPEERKLLMDPAYHAKVADAIVEGIILFHTSEQN; this comes from the coding sequence TTGAAACGATGGCTGGTCATTGGTTTATTGTTTGCGACTTCTCTTCTTGTTGTCGTGTACGGAGTGAAAGCTTCGGATCGGGGATTTTTCATGCCTGAGCAGCTAGGCGGGGTGAAGATTGTCATTGATCCGGGGCATGGCGGATTAGACGGTGGTGCTTCTGTTGGTGAAGTGGTAGAACGTGATATTACACTGAGCATCGCGCATGAGCTAAAGAAGAAGCTTGAAAAGAAAGGTGCTGTCATTGTCATGACCCGGGAAAAAGGCGGAGATGCCATTGCGGAGCATGCGCCGAATGAGAAATTCAGCACGACACGTCAACGGAAGATGGCCGATTTAAAATTACGCGAAACCATTGCAATCGAAGAAGACCCGGATATGTTTTTAAGTGTCCATGTCAACGCGATTCCTGAAGAAAGATGGAGAGGTTCACAAGTGTTTTATCATGCAGAAGGACATGAAGGTGGCGAGCTATTGGCGAAATCCATACAAAGTTCGTTTGTAGAAAATCTTCAAAACACAGATCGGGAAGCGATGGCAATTAAAGGAGTTTATTTATTGAAAAAGGTGCCGATGCCTTCTGTCCTTATCGAAACAGGCTTCATTTCCAATCCCGAAGAGCGCAAGTTGCTGATGGATCCTGCCTATCACGCAAAAGTGGCAGATGCCATCGTTGAAGGAATCATTCTATTCCATACATCTGAGCAAAATTGA
- a CDS encoding DNA-directed RNA polymerase subunit alpha: MIEIEKPKIETVMINEDSKFGKFIIEPLERGYGNTLGNSLRRVLLSSLPGAAVTSIQIDGVLHEFSTIEGVVEDVATIILNVKQLALKIYSDDEKVIEIDVKGEGKVTAADITHDSDVEVLNPDLQIATLGKNGHLRMRMYAVRGRGYAPSDQNKREDLAIGVIPIDSIYTPVSRVNFQVENTRVGQSTNFDKLTFDIWTDGSIGPKEAVSLGAKILTEHLNIFVGMTDEAQTAEIMVEKEEDQKEKVLEMTIEELDLSVRSYNCLKRAGINTVLELANKSEDEMMKVRNLGRKSLEEVKAKLDELNLELRSED, encoded by the coding sequence ATGATCGAGATTGAGAAACCGAAGATTGAAACAGTTATGATCAACGAAGATTCCAAGTTTGGTAAGTTTATTATTGAACCTCTGGAACGTGGATACGGAAATACTTTAGGTAATTCCTTACGCCGCGTGCTTCTTTCCTCATTACCAGGTGCTGCCGTTACTTCTATCCAGATCGACGGAGTTCTTCATGAATTCTCTACAATTGAAGGTGTCGTCGAAGACGTTGCAACAATTATTTTGAATGTGAAGCAACTTGCTCTCAAAATCTATTCAGATGATGAGAAAGTGATTGAAATAGATGTGAAGGGTGAAGGCAAGGTGACAGCAGCAGATATCACGCATGACAGTGATGTTGAAGTGCTGAATCCGGATCTTCAAATTGCTACCCTAGGTAAGAATGGACACTTGCGCATGCGTATGTATGCTGTTCGTGGCCGTGGATATGCACCTTCCGATCAAAACAAACGTGAGGATCTTGCGATTGGTGTAATTCCGATCGACTCTATTTACACTCCAGTTTCACGCGTCAATTTCCAAGTCGAGAATACTCGCGTTGGTCAAAGTACAAACTTTGACAAGTTGACGTTTGATATTTGGACAGATGGTAGCATCGGTCCGAAAGAAGCTGTTTCGCTTGGAGCCAAAATCCTGACGGAGCATCTGAACATTTTTGTTGGTATGACTGACGAAGCACAAACTGCAGAAATCATGGTGGAAAAAGAAGAGGACCAAAAAGAAAAAGTGCTTGAGATGACTATCGAAGAGCTCGATCTTTCTGTGCGATCTTACAACTGCCTGAAACGTGCAGGCATCAACACAGTACTTGAACTTGCTAACAAGTCCGAGGATGAAATGATGAAAGTGCGCAACCTAGGCCGTAAATCACTTGAAGAAGTGAAGGCTAAATTGGACGAGTTGAACTTAGAGTTACGCTCGGAAGATTAA
- the rplM gene encoding 50S ribosomal protein L13 encodes MRTTFMAKGHEVERKWLVVDAEGQTLGRLASEVASILRGKHKPTFTPHVDTGDHVIIINAEKIQLSGNKLKDKIYYRHSGYTGNLKQRTALEMRTNYPTKMLELAIKGMLPKGPLGRQTIKKLHVYAGSEHPHTAQKPEAFELIG; translated from the coding sequence ATGCGTACAACATTCATGGCTAAAGGTCACGAAGTAGAGCGTAAATGGCTCGTTGTCGACGCTGAAGGACAGACGCTTGGTCGTCTTGCTTCTGAAGTTGCATCTATTTTGCGCGGCAAACATAAACCTACGTTCACACCACACGTTGACACTGGCGATCACGTCATCATCATCAACGCTGAGAAAATCCAACTGTCAGGTAACAAGTTGAAAGATAAAATCTACTATCGCCACTCTGGCTATACTGGTAATCTGAAACAACGTACTGCTTTGGAAATGCGTACTAACTACCCAACTAAGATGTTGGAACTTGCGATTAAAGGGATGCTTCCAAAAGGTCCACTAGGTCGTCAAACAATCAAGAAACTTCACGTCTATGCTGGATCGGAACATCCACATACGGCACAAAAACCAGAAGCATTCGAGCTTATTGGATAA
- the rpmJ gene encoding 50S ribosomal protein L36, translated as MKVRPSVKPICEKCKVIRRRGRVMVICENPKHKQRQG; from the coding sequence ATGAAAGTAAGACCATCTGTAAAACCGATCTGTGAAAAATGTAAAGTTATTCGCAGACGCGGCCGAGTAATGGTAATCTGTGAAAATCCAAAACATAAACAAAGACAAGGCTAA
- a CDS encoding rhodanese-like domain-containing protein, translated as MKEITTTELQAKLENGETVHMIDVREDEEVAEGIIEGAVHIPLGEIPNRMEELDKQTPYVMICRSGGRSGRATEFLSGNGYNVTNMTGGMLEWSGEVK; from the coding sequence ATGAAGGAAATAACAACAACTGAATTACAAGCAAAACTTGAGAATGGTGAGACCGTGCATATGATTGATGTACGTGAAGATGAAGAAGTGGCTGAAGGCATTATTGAAGGCGCAGTCCATATTCCATTAGGTGAAATACCCAATCGTATGGAAGAACTTGATAAGCAAACCCCTTATGTGATGATCTGTCGTTCTGGAGGTCGTAGCGGCCGCGCTACGGAGTTTTTATCGGGTAACGGATATAACGTAACGAATATGACGGGCGGCATGTTAGAATGGTCTGGTGAGGTTAAGTGA
- a CDS encoding adenylate kinase → MNIVLMGLPGAGKGTQADKIVEKYEIPHISTGDMFRAAIAEGTELGVKAKSFMDQGALVPDEVTIGIVRERLSKSDCDNGFLLDGFPRTVPQAEALAALLSDIDRKIEHVLNIKVEKDELIARLTGRRICKVCGTSYHLLFNPPKVEGVCDKDGGELYQRADDNPETVTNRLEVNMNQTAPLLAFYDAQGVLTDIDGQKDINEVFKDLDAILQENAQ, encoded by the coding sequence ATGAATATCGTATTAATGGGTCTGCCGGGTGCCGGAAAAGGTACGCAAGCAGACAAAATTGTCGAAAAGTACGAAATCCCTCATATTTCTACAGGCGATATGTTCCGTGCTGCTATAGCAGAAGGCACGGAACTTGGAGTCAAAGCAAAATCGTTCATGGATCAAGGCGCTCTAGTCCCTGATGAAGTGACAATCGGCATTGTTCGTGAGCGATTAAGCAAATCCGACTGTGATAATGGATTCCTACTTGATGGTTTCCCGCGTACTGTTCCCCAAGCAGAAGCACTAGCTGCTTTGCTGTCGGACATTGACCGGAAAATAGAGCATGTGCTCAACATCAAAGTGGAAAAAGATGAACTTATCGCAAGATTAACCGGTCGCAGAATTTGTAAAGTATGCGGCACATCCTACCACTTACTATTCAACCCTCCAAAGGTTGAAGGTGTTTGTGACAAGGATGGCGGGGAACTTTACCAGCGAGCGGATGATAATCCGGAAACTGTCACGAACCGTCTGGAAGTAAATATGAACCAAACAGCACCGCTACTAGCGTTTTACGATGCTCAAGGCGTGTTGACAGACATAGATGGTCAAAAGGACATCAATGAAGTATTCAAAGATCTGGACGCTATCCTCCAAGAGAATGCCCAGTGA
- the rpsK gene encoding 30S ribosomal protein S11 produces the protein MARKQQTRKRRVKKNIETGIAHIRSTFNNTIVTITDSHGNALSWSSAGALGFRGSRKSTPFAAQMAAETAAKTAMEHGLKSLEVTVKGPGAGREAAIRSLQAAGLEVTAIRDVTPVPHNGCRPPKRRRV, from the coding sequence ATGGCACGTAAACAACAAACTCGTAAACGTCGTGTGAAAAAGAATATTGAAACTGGTATTGCACATATCCGTTCGACGTTCAACAATACAATTGTAACGATCACTGATAGTCATGGGAATGCCCTTTCTTGGTCCAGTGCGGGTGCATTAGGATTTAGAGGGTCTCGTAAATCGACTCCGTTTGCTGCACAGATGGCTGCTGAAACAGCTGCTAAAACTGCTATGGAGCACGGCTTGAAGTCTTTGGAGGTTACTGTTAAAGGACCAGGTGCTGGTCGTGAAGCTGCTATTCGTTCACTACAAGCTGCAGGTCTTGAAGTAACTGCAATCAGAGACGTAACTCCGGTTCCACATAACGGATGCCGCCCACCAAAACGCCGTCGTGTATAA
- the rplQ gene encoding 50S ribosomal protein L17, translated as MGYRKLGRTSSQRKAMLRDLATDLIVHERIQTTEARAKELRSVVEKMITLGKRGDLHARRQAAQFIRRELVMTEDEEGNEKEIFAIQKLFDNVAPRYTDRQGGYTRIMKMGPRRGDGAPVVVIELV; from the coding sequence ATGGGTTACAGAAAACTTGGACGCACAAGTTCACAACGTAAAGCAATGCTTCGCGACTTAGCGACAGACCTTATCGTACATGAGCGCATCCAAACAACTGAAGCGCGTGCGAAAGAATTGCGTTCAGTCGTTGAAAAGATGATCACTCTTGGTAAACGTGGGGACTTGCATGCACGTCGTCAAGCAGCACAATTTATTCGTCGTGAGTTAGTAATGACTGAAGACGAAGAAGGCAATGAAAAAGAAATCTTTGCTATTCAAAAATTGTTTGATAACGTTGCACCACGCTACACAGATCGCCAAGGCGGTTACACACGCATCATGAAAATGGGACCTCGTCGTGGAGACGGAGCACCTGTTGTAGTAATTGAATTAGTTTAA
- a CDS encoding dienelactone hydrolase family protein yields the protein MVTIKQGYKNAVIVVHEIYGLNQHIREFCGHLSALGFDVYCPSLLNRDESYRYDEEQLAYRNFMENIGFVEAAKTVKQLAIDIEQSYEKIFVVGYSVGATVAWLCGNKKMIKGIIGYYGSRIRDYLDKPPECPTLLFFPKEENSFDVNRLITSIDAGNIEIYTFERKHGFGDPYSPNYQSMSASKAFNQMADFLLKHSTRS from the coding sequence ATGGTGACCATTAAACAGGGGTATAAAAATGCCGTTATTGTCGTTCATGAAATTTATGGACTCAATCAACATATTCGGGAATTTTGTGGACATTTATCTGCACTGGGTTTTGATGTTTATTGTCCAAGCTTATTGAACCGTGATGAATCTTATCGATATGATGAGGAACAATTGGCATATCGTAATTTCATGGAGAATATAGGCTTTGTAGAGGCGGCCAAAACGGTGAAACAGTTGGCAATTGATATTGAACAATCCTATGAGAAAATATTTGTTGTCGGTTATAGTGTGGGGGCTACAGTTGCTTGGCTTTGTGGCAATAAAAAAATGATCAAAGGAATCATTGGCTATTATGGATCGCGCATTAGAGATTATCTAGACAAACCGCCGGAATGCCCCACACTGTTGTTCTTTCCGAAAGAAGAAAACTCTTTTGATGTTAACCGGCTAATTACATCAATTGATGCCGGCAACATCGAAATATATACATTTGAACGAAAACATGGGTTTGGTGATCCCTACAGCCCGAATTATCAATCGATGTCAGCAAGTAAAGCATTTAACCAAATGGCTGATTTTCTTTTAAAGCATTCTACTCGGTCTTAG